GATTGGCTTATCGAATTGGAAAGGTAGTATATAGTGCATGTAAGGGTAATTTTACTATTAAATGGGCCGATGGAGAACATTTTGTTAGGGTTTATTGGAGTAGAGATGAATAACGCAATTAATTGTTGACATTTAAAATTTGTTATTACATTATATAACTCTAGAAAATATTGGGGTGTAGCCAAAGTGGCAAGGCAGCGGACTTTGGATCCGCTATTTCCAGGTTCGAGTCCTGGCACCCCAGTTTAACCTATGAGAAATTTACCATCTATTAAAAGATTAATCATAAAGATTGGAAGCTCCCTAATAGCTAGTAGTGAGGGAGTTAATAATCAATATATAGAAAGATTAGCTGAGATTGTTTCCTCTTTAAAAAAGGAAATTCCCTATATTACTATAGTTTCTTCTGGAGCGATTGCTGCAGGAATTAGTATATTACGTCTTGAAAAGAGGCCGAAGGATATAGTTGGTAAGCAGATTTGTGCTGGTGTTGGTCAGGCTAGATTAATGTGGAATTATGAGCAGGCCTTTAGAAAATATAACATAAATGTTGCACAAGTTCTGTTTACAAAGGATGATTTTGCAAATAAACGTAGATTTTTAAATATCAGGCATAGTTTAATGAAAATGCTTGAAAATGGTATTGTACCAATAATTAATGAAAATGATATTGTTGTTATAGATGAATTGAAGTATGTTGAAACTTTTGGTGATAACGATCATTTAAGTGCTTTGGTTTCAGGGCTTATAGAGGCTGACTTATTGCTTATCTTAACAGAGGTTGATGGGGTATATAATAAATTTTCACAAAAAGATAAGGGGGGCTTTGTAATTAAAGATGTTAGATCCGTTTCAAAGATTTTAAGAGAGATTGAGTGCAACACTAAAAGTTCTATGGGTACAGGAGGTATGAAATCTAAGTTGTTGGCTACAAGAAAAGCTCTTTCTTTTGGTTGCAATGTAGGTATAATTAATGGTAGAGATTTAGGAAACATTGTGAGATTTTTAAAAGGAGAAAGTATAGGGACATATTTTTATACTTCTAAAAATAGCTTTAGGTTAAAGAAAATGTGGTTAGCTCATGGTTCTATAATAAAGGGTAAGGTTAAGATTGATGAAGGAGCTGCTAATGCATTAATAAGTCATAATAAATCCCTTTTATCAAGTGGAGTTGTTGAAATTAGCGGAAGGTTTAATATTGGTGATGTTATATCAATTGTAGATATTAACGGTATTGAAATAGCAAGAGGAAAGGTGAGATATTCCTCACAAGAACTAAGCAAGATAGCCGGTGTAAAAAGTAGTGAAATATCAAATATCTTAGGATATAAATATAGTGATGAAGTAGTGCATAAGGATGATATGGTATTAAATATTGAAGGAGCTTTAGATGGAGATCTTTGAATTATTAAAAAAAGCTAAGTGTGCACAATCAGCATTAGCTAATGCAAAAAGTTCTATAAAGGACAAATTTTTAAAAGATACCTCATATATGTTAAAGCAAAAAAAAGACGAGATTTATAAAGCAAACAATAAGGATGTGGAAAATGCAAAGAAAGCAAACCTAAATAAAGCTCTTATTGATAGGCTTATTCTAAATGATAAGAGGCTTGATTCGATAATTGATAGTTTAGAAAAGATCATTAATTTAGATGATCCAGTAAATATTGTTGAGAAAGGTTTTAAAAGACCAAATGGACTTGAGATATTAAAGACAAGGGTACCAGTAGGTGTAATATGTATCATATATGAGTCTAGACCCAATGTTACTATTGATGCTGCTGCA
Above is a window of Deferribacterota bacterium DNA encoding:
- the proB gene encoding glutamate 5-kinase, with the protein product MRNLPSIKRLIIKIGSSLIASSEGVNNQYIERLAEIVSSLKKEIPYITIVSSGAIAAGISILRLEKRPKDIVGKQICAGVGQARLMWNYEQAFRKYNINVAQVLFTKDDFANKRRFLNIRHSLMKMLENGIVPIINENDIVVIDELKYVETFGDNDHLSALVSGLIEADLLLILTEVDGVYNKFSQKDKGGFVIKDVRSVSKILREIECNTKSSMGTGGMKSKLLATRKALSFGCNVGIINGRDLGNIVRFLKGESIGTYFYTSKNSFRLKKMWLAHGSIIKGKVKIDEGAANALISHNKSLLSSGVVEISGRFNIGDVISIVDINGIEIARGKVRYSSQELSKIAGVKSSEISNILGYKYSDEVVHKDDMVLNIEGALDGDL